In Labrys monachus, the genomic stretch AGCCCGCTTGAAGGCTTCCAGCGGCGGCAGGATATGGCTGACCGCGAGCGCCACGAAGCCCTCCCGGTCCCCGGCCTCCAGCTGCCGGATCATGCGCTCGTGATCCTTGCGGGAGTCGACGAGGAGGGTGGGATCGCCGACGCCGTACCAGCGGATTCCCGTCGTCTCGACCCAGAGCCTCTCGATCGTGTCGGCGAGGTACTGGTTGGGGCAGGTCTGCCAGATCCGGCGGTGGAACGCGTCGTTCAGGACATTGACCTCGAGCAGCTTGCCGGCGTCCTGCGCGCGGCAGTAGTCCGCATGGATGGCCTTGAGGGCGGCGACGGTTTCGGCGGCGGCGGGCATCGGCAGCCTTCTGGCCGCCTCCGCCTGCAGGATCATCCGCAC encodes the following:
- a CDS encoding GntR family transcriptional regulator; its protein translation is MGTKTDAQAARLIDAIKSDIIIGRLRPREHLVEDEISAKFQASRHIVRAALVGLEQMGLIIRRPNRGVVVRDFSVRQVEQIYEVRMILQAEAARRLPMPAAAETVAALKAIHADYCRAQDAGKLLEVNVLNDAFHRRIWQTCPNQYLADTIERLWVETTGIRWYGVGDPTLLVDSRKDHERMIRQLEAGDREGFVALAVSHILPPLEAFKRAHGAAAFGHPAGVRPDHAEAEQSR